One Amaranthus tricolor cultivar Red isolate AtriRed21 chromosome 1, ASM2621246v1, whole genome shotgun sequence DNA window includes the following coding sequences:
- the LOC130820849 gene encoding GDSL esterase/lipase At5g08460, translated as MAVETSIFVLLTLLFTFPSFILSSNTHKYHPQQAIDQAYFQDLYNFHFPFNSTPKSFSYTPKLDSPLVPAFFVLGDSSVDCGNNNFLGTFARSDHPPYGRDFDTQLPTGRFSNGRIPVDFLAMKLGLPFVPSYLGQVRTVEDMIQGVNYASAGAGIIFSSGSDLGQRVTLAQQMQQVTDTIQQFMLTMGEHAAIHHISNSIFYISVGTNDYIHYYLQNVSSVQSLYTPWSFNHFLATSLKHQIKNLYTAHVRKVVVMGLAPMGCAPHYLWKHRSQNGECIKDINNMIIEFNFAMRHMIQELNYELSDAKFIFCDVYEGAMDIIENHRRYGLEVTAEACCGFGKYKGWIMCLLPEMACKNASTHVWWDQFHPTDAVNAILADNVWSGLHSRMCTPINMKDMIS; from the exons ATGGCGGTCGAAACCTCCATTTTCGTACTCCTTACTCTCCTCTTCACTTTCCCCagtttcattttatcgtcaaaTACCCATAAATACCACCCACAACAAGCAATCGACCAAGCTTACTTCCAAGACTTGTATAATTTCCATTTTCCTTTCAATTCAACCCCAAAGTCATTCTCCTACACCCCAAAATTAGATTCACCTTTAGTTCCTGCATTCTTCGTACTCGGAGACTCGTCTGTCGATTGCGGAAACAATAACTTTCTCGGTACTTTTGCTCGGTCCGATCATCCCCCTTATGGAAGAGATTTTGATACACAATTACCTACTGGGAGGTTTTCCAATGGCAGAATCCCTGTCGATTTTCTTG CAATGAAATTAGGGCTTCCATTTGTGCCAAGCTATCTAGGACAAGTAAGGACTGTTGAAGATATGATTCAAGGAGTGAATTATGCTTCTGCTGGAGCTGGAATCATTTTCTCAAGTGGATCAGATTTG GGCCAGCGCGTGACCTTGGCTCAGCAAATGCAGCAAGTTACAGACACAATTCAGCAGTTCATGCTCACCATGGGTGAACATGCTGCAATTCATCACATTTCCAATTCCATTTTCTATATTTCTGTTGGAACCAATGACTACATACATTACTACCTTCAAAATGTATCATCTGTCCAATCTTTGTATACTCCCTGGAGTTTCAATCATTTCCTTGCAACCTCATTGAAGCACCAAATCAAG AATTTGTACACTGCTCATGTGAGGAAAGTGGTGGTAATGGGGTTAGCACCTATGGGATGTGCTCCTCACTACTTATGGAAACATAGAAGCCAAAATGGGGAGTGCATCAAAGATATCAACAACATGATAATAGAATTCAATTTTGCAATGAGACACATGATTCAAGAGCTTAACTATGAGCTTTCTGATGCCAAATTCATCTTCTGTGATGTGTATGAAGGTGCTATGGATATAATCGAAAATCATCGACGTTATG GGCTCGAGGTTACAGCTGAAGCATGTTGTGGATTTGGAAAGTATAAGGGGTGGATTATGTGCTTGTTACCTGAGATGGCTTGCAAAAATGCCTCAACTCATGTTTGGTGGGATCAGTTTCATCCTACTGATGCCGTAAATGCAATACTGGCTGATAATGTTTGGTCAGGATTGCATTCTAGAATGTGCACCCCTATCAACATGAAGGATATGATTTCATAG